The Amycolatopsis viridis genome window below encodes:
- the truA gene encoding tRNA pseudouridine(38-40) synthase TruA encodes MDVSYDGTAFSGWARQPGRRTVQGLLEDALAKQPPGAAVPKPVVVAGRTDAGVHATGQVVHVDVVPLSAPSGRLAVDARGIPDLERMRHRWNRFLPGDVRVLDARVAPTGFDARFSAIRRHYRYRVSDAPWGVDPLHRFDTLGWGRPLSLTAMNEASEKLLGLRDFAAFCKQRAGGTTIRELQRFTWRRIDTHVVEASVSADAFCHSMVRSLVGAMLLVGDGRRPVSWPAELLSGGVRDSAVAPAHGLTLIGVDYPADEELAARAEQTRNMRAASEAS; translated from the coding sequence CTGGACGTCAGCTACGACGGCACGGCGTTCTCGGGCTGGGCCCGGCAGCCTGGCCGCCGGACGGTCCAGGGCCTGCTCGAGGACGCGCTCGCGAAGCAGCCGCCCGGCGCCGCGGTGCCGAAGCCGGTGGTCGTGGCGGGGCGCACGGATGCCGGGGTGCACGCCACCGGGCAGGTCGTGCACGTGGACGTGGTGCCGCTGTCCGCGCCGTCCGGACGCCTGGCGGTGGATGCCCGCGGTATCCCGGACCTGGAGCGCATGCGGCACCGGTGGAACCGGTTCCTGCCGGGGGATGTCCGGGTGCTCGACGCCCGGGTGGCGCCGACCGGATTCGACGCCCGGTTCTCCGCGATCCGGCGGCACTACCGGTACCGGGTATCGGACGCGCCGTGGGGCGTCGACCCGCTGCACCGCTTCGACACGCTGGGGTGGGGACGGCCCCTGTCGCTGACGGCGATGAACGAGGCGTCGGAGAAGCTGCTGGGCCTGCGCGATTTCGCCGCGTTCTGCAAGCAGCGCGCGGGGGGCACGACGATCCGCGAGTTGCAGCGGTTCACCTGGCGGCGAATCGACACGCACGTCGTGGAGGCGTCGGTGTCTGCCGATGCGTTCTGCCACTCGATGGTGCGCAGCCTGGTCGGGGCCATGCTCCTGGTCGGCGACGGCCGTCGACCGGTGTCCTGGCCCGCCGAGCTGCTGAGCGGGGGGGTGCGGGACAGCGCGGTGGCCCCGGCACACGGGCTGACCCTGATCGGGGTCGACTACCCGGCTGACGAGGAGCTGGCCGCGCGAGCGGAGCAGACCCGCAACATGCGCGCGGCCTCCGAGGCTTCCTAG
- the rplQ gene encoding 50S ribosomal protein L17: protein MPTPTKGPRLGGSAAHERLMLANLATSLFEHGKITTTEAKARRMRPLAEKLITKAKRGDLHNRRQIQRVIRDKDVVHKLIAEIGPFFADREGGYTRITKTLPRKGDNAPMAVIELVSEKTVTSEAEKARRTKFAKDSAEASPAAEDTKAEETAAEVTDQDAEAPVSATTEATAEPAEGAAEETPAEDKKDES from the coding sequence ATGCCCACCCCCACGAAGGGCCCCCGTCTCGGTGGATCCGCGGCCCACGAGCGGCTGATGCTGGCGAACCTCGCCACGTCGCTGTTCGAGCACGGCAAGATCACCACGACCGAGGCCAAGGCCCGCCGGATGCGGCCGCTCGCCGAGAAGCTGATCACCAAGGCGAAGCGCGGTGACCTGCACAACCGGCGGCAGATCCAGCGCGTGATCCGCGACAAGGACGTGGTTCACAAGCTGATCGCCGAGATCGGCCCGTTCTTCGCCGACCGCGAGGGCGGTTACACCCGGATCACCAAGACGCTGCCGCGCAAGGGCGACAACGCCCCGATGGCGGTCATCGAGCTGGTGTCCGAGAAGACCGTCACCTCGGAGGCCGAGAAGGCGCGCAGGACCAAGTTCGCCAAGGACTCGGCCGAGGCGTCGCCCGCGGCTGAGGACACCAAGGCCGAGGAGACCGCCGCGGAGGTGACCGACCAGGACGCCGAGGCGCCCGTGTCGGCCACCACCGAGGCGACCGCCGAGCCGGCCGAGGGTGCCGCTGAGGAGACCCCGGCCGAGGACAAGAAGGACGAGTCCTGA